Proteins encoded together in one Coregonus clupeaformis isolate EN_2021a chromosome 30, ASM2061545v1, whole genome shotgun sequence window:
- the LOC121545690 gene encoding CDK5 and ABL1 enzyme substrate 2 isoform X2 produces the protein MSTDTGSSAAVGCSEVFFEGVDSMVPTDTPLSPTSGPQTFNPIAKSPSVLQTLNSVPGDTRQRSRNHLGSPGPARVAKKVHFIKSMRQYDTRGSSDPKLEAQRQRLSTGVGSDLFPGLEGLGVELGAYGKTVSYARFLFPTNALVRPKSSGPLEPSTTQTPLSRYRGNSQKNYTNPSRLNSTIGQDPSIEDLADYDPYLLSDPQWPCGRHKRVLIFASYMTTVIEYVKPSDLKKDMNETFKEKFPHIKLTLSKIRSLKREIRAVGEECSLQPVTVAMAFVYFEKLVLQGRLNKQNRKLVSAACVLLAAKISSDLKKQEVRQLIDKLEERFRINRRELIPLEFPVLVALEMGLYLPDSKVMPHYRRLVQQG, from the exons ATGTCTACAGACACTGGCTCAAGTGCTGCTGTGGGGTGCAGTGAGGTGTTTTTTGAGGGTGTAGACTCCATGGTACCCACAGATACTCCCCTGTCCCCCACTTCTGGACCTCAGACCTTCAATCCAATTGCCAAATCGCCATCTGTGCTCCAGACTCTGAATTCCGTGCCGGGGGATACACGTCAAAG ATCACGGAATCATTTGGGCTCTCCAGGACCCGCAAGGGTGGCCAAGAAGGTCCACTTTATCAAGAGTATGAGGCAGTACGACACAAGAGGCAGCAG TGACCCAAAGCTGGAGGCTCAGAGACAACGGCTGTCCACTGGGGTGGGCTCTGACCTGTTCCCTGGCCTGGAGGGCCTGGGGGTGGAGCTAGGTGCATATGGAAAG ACGGTATCGTACGCCCGGTTCCTTTTTCCCACTAATGCCCTGGTGAGGCCGAAGAGCAGTGGACCACTAGAGCCCAGCACAACACAGACCCCCCTGTCCCGTTACCGAGGCAACAGCCAGAAGAACTACACCAACCCGTCTCGACTCAACAGCACCATAGGACAGGACCCTA GTATAGAAGACCTGGCAGACTATGATCCCTACCTACTCAGTGACCCTCAGTGGCCTTGCGGGAGACACAAGAGAGTTCTTATATTTGCATCATATATG ACGACTGTTATTGAGTATGTGAAGCCGTCAGACCTGAAAAAAGACATGAATGAGACGTTCAAGGAGAAGTTCCCCCATATCAAACTGACCCTCAGCAAGATAAGAAG CCTGAAGCGGGAGATTCGTGCGGTGGGAGAAGAGTGCAGTCTGCAGCCAGTCACGGTGGCGATGGCCTTTGTGTACTTTGAGAAACTGGTGCTGCAGGGCCGCCTGAACAAACAGAACAGGAAGCTGGTGTCTGCTGCCTGCGTCCTGCTGGCAGCTAAGATCAGCAGTGATCTGAAGAAGCAGGAGGTCCGACAGCTGATTGAC AAGCTGGAGGAACGTTTTCGTATAAACCGGCGGGAGTTGATTCCATTGGAGTTCCCTGTCCTGGTTGCCTTGGAGATGGGGCTCTACCTCCCTGACAGCAAGGTCATGCCGCACTACCGCAGGCTGGTGCAGCAGGGCTAG
- the LOC121545690 gene encoding CDK5 and ABL1 enzyme substrate 2 isoform X1 — protein sequence MSTDTGSSAAVGCSEVFFEGVDSMVPTDTPLSPTSGPQTFNPIAKSPSVLQTLNSVPGDTRQRSRNHLGSPGPARVAKKVHFIKSMRQYDTRGSRIMLICAKRSLCAAFSVLPYGECIHLSDPKLEAQRQRLSTGVGSDLFPGLEGLGVELGAYGKTVSYARFLFPTNALVRPKSSGPLEPSTTQTPLSRYRGNSQKNYTNPSRLNSTIGQDPSIEDLADYDPYLLSDPQWPCGRHKRVLIFASYMTTVIEYVKPSDLKKDMNETFKEKFPHIKLTLSKIRSLKREIRAVGEECSLQPVTVAMAFVYFEKLVLQGRLNKQNRKLVSAACVLLAAKISSDLKKQEVRQLIDKLEERFRINRRELIPLEFPVLVALEMGLYLPDSKVMPHYRRLVQQG from the exons ATGTCTACAGACACTGGCTCAAGTGCTGCTGTGGGGTGCAGTGAGGTGTTTTTTGAGGGTGTAGACTCCATGGTACCCACAGATACTCCCCTGTCCCCCACTTCTGGACCTCAGACCTTCAATCCAATTGCCAAATCGCCATCTGTGCTCCAGACTCTGAATTCCGTGCCGGGGGATACACGTCAAAG ATCACGGAATCATTTGGGCTCTCCAGGACCCGCAAGGGTGGCCAAGAAGGTCCACTTTATCAAGAGTATGAGGCAGTACGACACAAGAGGCAGCAG GATTATGCTGATTTGTGCCAAGCGGTCTCTATGTGCTGCTTTCTCAGTGCTGCCCTATGGAGAATGTATTCACCTCAG TGACCCAAAGCTGGAGGCTCAGAGACAACGGCTGTCCACTGGGGTGGGCTCTGACCTGTTCCCTGGCCTGGAGGGCCTGGGGGTGGAGCTAGGTGCATATGGAAAG ACGGTATCGTACGCCCGGTTCCTTTTTCCCACTAATGCCCTGGTGAGGCCGAAGAGCAGTGGACCACTAGAGCCCAGCACAACACAGACCCCCCTGTCCCGTTACCGAGGCAACAGCCAGAAGAACTACACCAACCCGTCTCGACTCAACAGCACCATAGGACAGGACCCTA GTATAGAAGACCTGGCAGACTATGATCCCTACCTACTCAGTGACCCTCAGTGGCCTTGCGGGAGACACAAGAGAGTTCTTATATTTGCATCATATATG ACGACTGTTATTGAGTATGTGAAGCCGTCAGACCTGAAAAAAGACATGAATGAGACGTTCAAGGAGAAGTTCCCCCATATCAAACTGACCCTCAGCAAGATAAGAAG CCTGAAGCGGGAGATTCGTGCGGTGGGAGAAGAGTGCAGTCTGCAGCCAGTCACGGTGGCGATGGCCTTTGTGTACTTTGAGAAACTGGTGCTGCAGGGCCGCCTGAACAAACAGAACAGGAAGCTGGTGTCTGCTGCCTGCGTCCTGCTGGCAGCTAAGATCAGCAGTGATCTGAAGAAGCAGGAGGTCCGACAGCTGATTGAC AAGCTGGAGGAACGTTTTCGTATAAACCGGCGGGAGTTGATTCCATTGGAGTTCCCTGTCCTGGTTGCCTTGGAGATGGGGCTCTACCTCCCTGACAGCAAGGTCATGCCGCACTACCGCAGGCTGGTGCAGCAGGGCTAG
- the LOC121545689 gene encoding proteasomal ubiquitin receptor ADRM1 → MSGALFPSLVSGSRGSSSKFLVEFRAGKMTMKGSTVTPDKRKGQVYVQQTDDSLIHLCWKDRTSGNVDDDLIIFPDDCEFKRVNQCSTGRVFVLKFKAGSKRLFFWMQEPKTDKDEEYCRKVNEYLNNPPMPGALGSGGNSGHELSALGGEGGLQSLLGNMSHNQLMQLIGPTGLGGLGGLGALAGPGLASLLSSGGPAAGNSSSSPSQSPAVTPTSTSAATRLGSSQVPTTPITPSATSAASPMASPTIPVAPSIAAGAASPTQPIQLSDLQSILATMNVPAAGQGVDLASVVTPEIMAPILANAEVQERLLPFLPSGESLPHSTDELHNTLTSPQFQQAMSLFSSALASGQLGPLMNQFGLPTEAVDAANKGDIEAFAKAMETDRKSDHEDDDSKDNKDDEDMSLD, encoded by the exons ATGTCGGGAGCTCTGTTTCCCAGTCTGGTGTCGGGGTCCCGCGGCTCCTCCAGCAAATTCCTGGTAGAGTTTCGGGCCGGGAAGATGACCATGAAGGGTAGCACAGTGACACCAGACAAGCGCAAGGGACAAGTCTATGTTCAGCAGACCGACGACTCCCTCATTCATTTATGTTGGAAGGATCGGACCTCTGGAAACGTGGATGAT GACCTGATCATCTTCCCAGATGATTGTGAGTTCAAGAGAGTGAACCAGTGCAGTACTGGTCGGGTGTTTGTGCTGAAGTTCAAGGCTGGCTCCAAGAGGCTTTTCTTCTGGATGCAG GAGCCTAAGACTGATAAGGATGAGGAGTACTGTCGTAAAGTGAATGAGTATCTGAACAACCCTCCCATGCCTGGAGCCCTTGGCAGTGGAGGCAACAGCGGGCATGAACTGTCTGCTCTGGGGG GTGAGGGTGGACTGCAGAGTCTGCTCGGTAACATGAGTCACAACCAGCTCATGCAGCTCATTGGACCAACTGGCCTGGGAGGTCTTG gaggtcttggggctctggctgggccgggCCTGGCCAGCCTGCTGAGTAGTGGAGGTCCTGCAGCCGGCAACTCCTCTTCAAG tccATCTCAGTCTCCTGCTGTCACGCCCACCTCCACCTCTGCTGCCACCCGGCTGGGCTCCTCCCAGGTGCCAACCACACCCATCACCCCGTCTGCCACCAGTGCAGCATCACCCATGGCCTCACCCACCATTCCAGTTGCCCCCTCCATCGCAGCCGGGGCAGCCAGCCCCACCCAGCCCATCCAGCTGAGTGACCTGCAGAGTATCCTAGCAACCATGAACGTACCTGCGGCTGGGCAGGGAG TGGACCTGGCCAGTGTTGTGACCCCTGAGATCATGGCTCCTATCCTGGCCAATGCTGAGGTCCAGGAGAGGCTGCTGCCCTTTCTGCCGTCAGGAGAGTCCTTACCTCATAGCACTGACGAGCTCCACAACACACTCACCTCCCCACAGTTTCAGCAG GCCATGAGTCTGTTCAGCAGTGCCCTGGCGTCGGGGCAGTTGGGGCCTCTAATGAACCAGTTTGGCCTGCCAACAGAAGCTGTGGATGCAGCTAACAAAGGAG ACATTGAGGCTTTTGCTAAAgccatggagacagacagaaagtcTGACCATGAGGATGATGACTCCAAAGACAATAAGGATGATGAAGATATGAGTTTGGATTAG
- the LOC121546709 gene encoding oxysterol-binding protein-related protein 2, translated as MNSEEEFYDAETGLESDDDSCEVNFEDALVYDSKHSSNASTPQENGVWERRKTLPAPMISRCDYSVWGILKKCIGMELSKITMPIVFNEPLSFLQRMSEYMEHTYLIHKACTLSDSIDRMQVVAAFAVSSVASQWDRTGKPFNPLLGETYELTREDEGYRLISEQVSHHPPISAFHAQSLKQEFEFHGSIYPKLKFWGKSVEAEPKGTMTLELLKHKEAYTWTNPLCCVHNIIMGKLWIEQYGTVEIVNHNTGDKCVLNFKPCGMFGKDLHKVEGYIQDKSKKKRRVLYGKWTECMYSVEPKVYEANKKKAEKGNVKKNKPEPSAGEQETEDMPEVQETVSVITGSTLLWRITPRPAHSEEMYNFTSFTMTLNELEPGMERLLAPTDCRRRPDVRAMENGDLDTASVEKDRLEEKQRAARKERSKDEEEWSTRWFRLGTNPHTGAQDLLYTGGYFDRNYTDCPNIY; from the exons ATGAACAGCGAGGAGGAGTTCTACGATGCTGAGACGG GTCTTGAATCAGATGATGACTCTTGTGAGGTCAATTTTGAAGATGCCCTAGTGTATGACAGCAAGCATTCATCCAATGCCAGCACACCACAGGAAAATGGAGTGTGGGAGCGCAG GAAAACCCTGCCTGCTCCAATGATCTCCAGATGTGACTACAGTGTATGGGGTATACTAAAGAAATGCATTGGCATG gagCTGTCGAAGATAACGATGCCCATCGTGTTCAACGAGCCCCTGAGTTTCCTCCAGAGAATGTCAGAGTACATGGAGCACACTTACCTCATCCACAAAGCCTGCACCCTGTCAGACTCCATAGACCGCATGCAG GTGGTAGCTGCTTTTGCAGTTTCTTCTGTGGCATCTCAATGGGACAGAACTGGAAAGCCATTTAATCCTTTGCTGGGAGAGACCTATGAACTCACACG TGAGGACGAGGGGTACAGGTTGATCTCAGAACAAGTGAGTCACCATCCACCTATCAGTGCCTTCCATGCCCAGTCTCTGAAGCAGGAGTTTGAGTTCCATGGCTCCATCTACCCCAAACTCAAGTTCTGGGGCAAGAGCGTGGAGGCGGAGCCTAAAGGCACCATGACCCTGGAGCTGctcaa ACATAAAGAGGCGTATACATGGACAAACCCTCTCTGCTGTGTACATAACATCATCATGGGCAAACTCTGGATTGAGCAATACGGAACTGTGGAAATAGTCAACCATAA CACGGGAGATAAGTGTGTGTTGAACTTCAAGCCGTGCGGCATGTTTGGGAAGGATCTGCACAAAGTGGAGGGTTACATTCAGGATAAGAG TAAGAAGAAGCGACGTGTGCTGTATGGGAAATGGACAGAGTGTATGTACAGTGTGGAGCCTAAGGTGTATGAAGCCAACAAGAAGAAGGCAGAGAAGGGAAATGTTAAGAAAAATAAACCG GAGCCAAGTGCTGGAGAACAGGAGACTGAGGATATGCCTGAGGTTCAAGAGACCGTCTCTGTGATAACAGGAAGTACCTTACTGTGGAGAATAACCCCACGACCTGCACATTCTGAAGAg ATGTATAACTTCACTAGCTTCACCATGACCCTGAATGAGCTGGAGCCTGGTATGGAGAGGCTATTGGCACCCACAGACTGCCGTCGAAGACCTGACGTCAGAGCCATGGAGAATGGAGACCTGG ACACAGCAAGTGTAGAGAAGGACAGGCTAGAAGAAAAACAGAGAGCTGCACGCAAGGAACGTTCCAAGGATGAAGAAGAGTGGTCAACCAG GTGGTTTCGGTTGGGAACAAACCCTCACACAGGAGCCCAGGACTTGCTGTACACAGGGGGATACTTTGATAGAAATTACACAGACTGTCCTAACATTTACTGA